The sequence below is a genomic window from Alkalidesulfovibrio alkalitolerans DSM 16529.
CAAGGTGAAGCTCTTTCCGGCGAGTTCGGGCGAGGTCAGGGCCTTGCCCAGTTCGTTCAGGATGAGCGCCGCGTCCGGCCTGATGTCCCACTTGTCGAAGTCGAATTCGACCTTCAGGTTCACGCCCTTGAGCGGGTCGCGCTCCACGACGACGCGCTCGGTGCCGTCGGGTGCGTACTCCATGGCCTTGGCCCCGGCCTTGGGATCGCTTGGCGCGGCGACACGATGGGGACGCAAGAGCCCTTGCAGGATGTCGTCCGAGGTGGTGGCGAAGCCGTGGGCGTCGGACCAGTCGTGGACGACGTCGGCCATGTTCGTAGCGATGCGGTAGAGCATGAGGTTCATGGCGTCCATGGGCATGCGGTACGAGCGCCGGAACAGGATGTAGTCCTCGGTCAGCACCCGCTCCATGCGGCCAGCCTGGGCAAGGGACCACACGAGATCGCCCGAGGCGGCGTCGATGATGTCGAGCCTGAGCGAGACGGCCGAGTCCGAGTTGCTGCCGCCGTGCAGATAATGGCTGATCTCGCCGGTCACGGCCAGGTCCGCGCCCTTGGAACGGGCCAGGCGGGCCACGTGCGCGCGGTTGTTGTAGAAGGCGTCGTCGTCGAGGCTTTGCACGGCGAAGACTTCACGCTCCATGAAGGTCTGCCAGAAGACGGTCATGGATTGCGTGCCGATGAGGCGCGGGTTTTCCATGGACTCCGTGACCTTGAAGGGCACGAAAAGGGCCGAGAGTCCGCGCGTGGGCGTGGTGCGAGGCTTGGAGTAGGTGTGCAGGGGCGAGGTGCGCACTTCCTGGTCCAGTGTGACCTTGGATGACTCGGTGACGCGGGGCTGCACATGGCCGCAGGCCGAGAGCAGGAGGCAGGCGAGGGCCAGGGCCGCAAGGCGCGTGGTCGTCAGATTCATGACGCTTCTCCGGGAACGGCTTTTCGCGCGCCCCCCGCGCCTGGGCCGTGATCATTCACGGCCCAGGCGCGGGGTTTTGGCGGCGGACGGGTCCGTGACGGGACGCCGTTGTTTCACCCGGAGATAGCAACAACTATGCCGAGTAGCTCGACATGCCCGCGATGACGGCGAAGACCAGCAGCACCAGGATGGCCAGAGGCAGGACCAGGGCCAGAAGCACCTGGAGATAGCTGGTCCTGTGGATGCGTTTGAGGCCGATGAACGTGATGAGCATGGACCAGACCAGGGCCAGGGCCGGGCCGACGAAGGGGATGATCGCGAGCGGCGCGGTGGCGCAGGAGTAGCAGAGCACCCGGAAGGTAGCCTCGAATCCCCGCTTGCCCCCCTGGAAGACGAATAGACCCACGTGGATGATCGAGGCGAAGAAAAACATCTGCAAGGTGGTCGTGAAAGGCGCGACGATGGTCTGGGTTATCTGGCTGCGCGGACCGTAGGCGGACATGATCACTTCCCGCAAGGCGGCCGAATCCACCTGGGTCGCGAGCGTGTCCAGAGCCGTGACGACCCAGGGCAGCATCAGCAGATGTCCGATGAGCGAGATGAGGATGGCGTAGACCAGTGGGCGGCCCAGGCCCTTGTTCACGGGTAAGGCCTCGAAAAACAGGCCGGGCGAGAACATGGCGCGCGTGGTGGTGGCGAAAAGTCCGCCGAAGAAGCCGTGCCGGTCCAGGCGTTCGAAAGGTGCGTCCACCTCGGGTTCGCCCGGCTCGGGGCGCCAGTCCACGGCCTCGTCGAAGCGGCTCTCTCGCCGTTCTGCCTCGTCGCCTGCCTCCATGGCCTCGAGTCGCTGCCAGATGTCGTCGGCGTCGTCCTGCGGGGGCTGGCGTCCGGAGCGTTTCCCGGCGCGGCTTTCGGGCTTCTCGTCGGTCCAGGGAGCGGGATGCGTGGGGGGCTGGCCTTCCTCTTCCGGGCCTTCCTCTTCCGGGCCTGCCTCGGTCCACCTCCTCGGTCCCGTGACCTGCACCGGAGAGTCGTCGTCGGGGCTTGCGCCGGGCCAGGTTTTTGAAGCGGCCTGCCTGGCGTGGCCGACGTGCGGCTCGCGCAGCAGCGAGGCCGGGGGTTCTTTCGCTGCCGTGCCCGGTTTTGCGGGAGGCGGCTCGGACGGTCGCTGCAAAAGCGTGGAGGCGCTGTCCGAACCAGTGTCCGCATCATGGCCCGCAATTGTGCGGGCCGCTTCGGGCTCATTGTCTGGGAGTTCCGGCGAGGATTCGAACCCGAGGGTCCGGGTCAGGCGGCTGATGGGGTCGCCGCCTTCGGTTTCGGAGGGCTGCGCCGTCGGCGGAGGTTTGAGCAGGGCCGAGATGCGCTCTGCCGAGGCCTCTTCCGCCTCGGCCTCCTCGTCAACCCAGGGGATGAGCGGCCGGGTGCGTGCCGGTTTGGGCGGTTCGTCGACCGACGTGGGCGTTTCGCGAGGCGTTTCGGGCTGGAGCAGGGAGGGTTTTTTGTCCAAAGCCTCGTCCGGGAATTCGCGTCTCGGCGCGAGGTCGGGCGGCGCAATGTGCGTCCGTTCTCGCTTCTCGACGCCTTCGTCCTCGGCATCACGTTCCTGTTCGCCGGGAAACTCGTCGGGCAGGGAGCGGAACTGGAACTTGGTCTTGCACTTGGGGCAGGTGGCGCGCACCGAGCCCGCGGGTATCTTGTCGTCCGGAACGCTCCGGGTGAATCCGCATTCGGGGCAGGTTATGTCCATGGCGTCATCCGCTTGGGGGGATTTTGGATGTCCAAGTTTGAAAGCCTACCTTCTCGGGCGTGGCAAATCAAGGCGAATCGGGGCCCGCGCGGACAGGGCCGAGGGGCTCGCGTTCGTCCGGGCAGCCTTTGCCCGCGCGGCCTGCGATGACGAAGTGCGGGGTGTCGCGGGTCGTGAAGAGCCGCCGGGCGCGTCGGACTAGGTCGGGATCGAAGGGGGCGCGCACGGCGCGCGGGCCGCGATGGCAGGAAAAGACGAGCTTGCCCCAGGGCGAAACCAGGCAGGAGTAGCCGGGCAGATGGCCGAAGGGCGTCTCGCCCACGGCGTTGGCCGCGAGCATGTAGGCCTGTGTTTCGATGGCCCTGGCTGTGAGCAGCCGCCGCCAGTGGGGCAGGCGCGTCTGGGCCCATTGTCCGGCCACGGCGAAGAGGTCCATGTCCTGGCGGGACTGGAGGCGGAAGAGTTCGGGAAAGCGCAGGTCGAAACAGATGGCTCCGCCGATGCGAAGTCCCCGCCAGGTCACGGGCCGGGGGCAGGGCTCGCCGGGCGTGAAATAGCGGCTCTCGTCCACGCCGGGAAACAGGTGCAGCTTGCTGTAGATGCGCTGCGGCCGGGGATGCTCGCCGGAAACGACGTACAGCGAATTGTACAAGGCGTTGTCGCGTCGCTCCCAGAAGCTGCCCGCCAGAGCATGGCCGGTCTGGTCGCAGAAGTCCTGGAGCCTGACCAGCAGGTCCTGGTTTTCGGCGGCCCAGCGCAGTCGCTGCTCGTAGTCGAATCCACCGTAGAAGAGTTCGGGAAAGAGCCAGAACGTCGGCTCCGCGTGTGATGCGGCCGTGTCGAGAAAGGGCGCGAGGTCTTCAAGGCATGTGCAGACGGGCGTTTGGAACGCGCCGAGGTAAAGCGTCATGGGCGTCTCTCCGGGCCATGCATGGCGCAAGGGTGGTTACACCTGGTTTTCGGGAAGCACAAGGCCGCGCGCGGGAAGCGTGAAATGGCCTGCGCCGGGGAGGAGCGCAAGCGGCAGACGGGGGTAGTCGTCCGAGAGCACGTGGCGCACGCCCCCTCGCGCGGCGGCGTTGAAGCCGTCGAGCTTTTGTCTGATGCGCTCGCTGCTTTTGGTCAGTGTCTGCTCGTGCAGGATGGACGCATTCAGGAGGATGCAGGTCTGTCCCGTGATTCCCTCCAGCCGTTCGTGCACGGGGCGCGCGTAGGCAAGTCTGGGCCGCTTGCGGAAGAAACGAAGTTGCAGGTCCGGCCACAGGCCGTGGCCGCATTTTGCGTGCGCGGCGTCTGGATAGAGCGTCAGCCGGGGCAGGTGAAACGCCGAGACGCCCCTCTCGTCCGCCTGCGCCGCAAGGTCGGGCAGGGCTTGCCACAGTGCCTCCGGCAGCCGTTCGTCCGCGTCCAGGACGAGGACCCAGCCGTCGTCGCAGGCATCGAGCATGACGTTTCGCTGGGCCGCGAAATCGCCGTCCAGGGGGCGCACGATATCCGTGCGCCGTGCGTCGAGCGGCAGGTCGTCGGGGATGTGGCCATCCCACACGGCCACGAAGCGGCGCACGTATTTGGGCGCGCAGGCGAAGAAGTCCGCAAGGCTTGGCTCGTCCGGATGCAGGATGGCCGCGAGCGTGAGGGCGGGGAGGGCAATGGTGGGAGGGCCGTCGAATTCGACCGTGCGGCCGAGATGGAAGACATCGCGCAGCCGCGTGGCCGCTCCGCGTTGCTCGGGAGAAAGTTCGGGATTCACGAGGTCGAAGGTGGTCTCGGGCGTGAGCCCTTCCGAAAGCCACAGGAGCTTGTGCGCCCAGGGCGAGGAATCGGCGAGCAGATCGCGGCTTGGGTCACCGCGCCACCACTCCAGCCGCCCCGAGGCGAGGCCCGCTCGGGCCGTGCCGGGGTCGGGCTCGCTGACCACGAGGCGCACGGAAGACGGCAGGCTTGCCGCCAGGGCGCGGGCCAGCGCGCCCGAGGCCAAGCCGAACAGGAGTACCGCGGACTTCTCTTGGCGGGCCATGGCCTTTCGAATGCGCGCGCAGAGCGTCTCGACGCGCGCGTGAGGCGGCTCCGGCGAAAGCGGTGTATCCGGTCCGAGCCGGTAGCGTAGCACCTCGCGGCTATAGAAGGAGAACGCCGACGTGTGGCCCGGAGTATGGACGATGCGAGGCATGGCGCAGCATAGCCGTGGGAGCGCGGCGCAGCAAGGGGCCTGCCTGGGGATCACCTGCTCTGCGAGTTGCCGTAGGCCATGGCGGCGCGGCGGACCTGCAAGGTCACGGGGCGCGGCGGCTGCGGAGACGCTTCGGTCGCGGGCTTCGGGGCGCTTTCGGGCGCGGGCCGCTTCTCCGCTCCGTTTGCCGCGTCGCTGAATGCGGTCGGCTGCATCGTCGCTTCCGATTCGGACTGCGCCCGCGCTTCTCCGGTCGTCGCGGCCTGGCTCTCGGGCTGGACCGCACCCGCCTTGGGCTGCATCTTCATCGCCGTGGCCGCAGCCGCGAGGCTGAGCGGCTTGGCCGGGGCCTTGGCCTGCTCGTCCGGCACGGCCGTCTCGGCTGCTCCCTTGATCTCCGCATATGCGGAGCGCAGTCCCTTGAGAATGTTGATGACCTGGTCGATGGCCTCGGTGTCCATCTTCAGGTTGGCCATGAGCAGGCGGGAATTGCAGTAGAAATAGAGTCGTGAAAGATTTTCGGCGATCTCGCCGCCCTTTTCCTTGTTCAGGCTCGATTGCAACTCGTTGATGACGTCCGAGGCCTTGGCCAGAAGCTGGCCCTTGCCCTTGAAGTCGCGGGCCTGAATGCGCTCCTTGGCCTGCGAGAGATACTTCATCGCGCCGTCGTAGAGCAGGATGAGCAGGTCGGCCTGACTGGTCGTGCCCACCTGCGTGGCGATGTAGGCGCGCGTGGCTTTGTGCATGCCTTACTCCGATCCCGAGGGGAGCTGCTTGATCTGGTTCTGCAGCATACCCTGGATCCCGTTGTAGTTGGAAAGGGTGGCTTCGAGCCGAGCGAAACGATCGCGCAGGTTGCGTTCGTTGTTCTTCAGGCGGCGCTCCTCGAATTCGATCTTTTTTTGGATATTCTCGATGATGTCTCGGTAATTGTCCTCAAGGATGTTCAGCGTGCCCTCGCGGGTGTCCGTGAGGCGGTTCAACTCGTTGATGAGTTCCGTGACCTTGCCGACCTTGAGCGAAACGCTGCCAGAATATGTGCCGTTGTCGAAAGTGTTCAACTGGATGGCGAGACCCGTGGCCGGCCCGGTGGTGGCCGTGATCTGCCCGGTCTCCGAGTCGAATCTGGCCGGGTAGCCGCCGATGGTCGCGCCCGTGACCACGCCGCCGGAGATGGAGTAGGACACGGCGTAGGTACCGCCCTTGGTGGTCCCCTGGATGCTGTTGTAGTAGGTGAAGGCGGCCGGATTGTCGCTGGGCTGGGTGACCGTGGCCGAGCCCTCGTAGTGGGCGGAGAACAGGCTCACCACGTCGTCGAGGTTGGTCTTCAGCACCTCGTCGAGCCGATCCTCGTTGAGGATCAAAAGTCCCGAGTTCACCGAGCCCGCGTCGGCGTCCGTGAGGATGCCGAGCTGTGAGAGCGTGGTGTACATGTCGCCCGTGCCTGTGGCGCTGTTGAAATACTCGAAGCCGAGCCCCTTGGAGGCAGTGATGTTTTTCAGATTCTGGGAGATCATGGCCACGCCGTAGTTGCCCGAAAGCAGGCTTCCCTTGTTGGTCATGGAGTCGATTTTGGTCAGCTCCTTCAGGAAGGAGCGTACCTCGTTGATCTGGTTCACGAAGGTCCGGACTTGCTCCTTGATGCCTTCGATGTCCGTCTCCACGTTGACCGTGACGTTGGCGGAGGTCGATTTGAAAAGCACCGTCAGGCCGGGCACCACGTCGTCGATGGAGTTGGTGGCCCGAGTCAGCCAGGCGTTGCTCGGGAAGTTGTTCAAGCGGAACTGGGCGTCCTGGGCGGATTGCGAGACGGTGACGTCTCCGCTTTGATAACCGGACAGGGTGGTCGAGCCTGCGATGGTCAGGGTTTTTGCGGCACCCGTGTCCAGGCCGCGCAGTTGCATGCGATATTCGCCCTCGGAAACCTTGATGGCGCTCGCGCGTACGCCCAGGTTGCCGCCGTCCGCGTTGATAATGTTGATCAAGGTGCCAAGCGTCGTGCCGTTCGGCACGTTCACGGTGTGGTCCGTGCCCGCGTAGGTGTAGGTGAAGGTCTGCGTTGTGCCCGAGTTGTTGACTACGGTATTGAGCGATGTCGCGGGCGTGTTGAAGGTCAGGATCTGATTCTGGGCGAGTTGGTTGATGCTGAAGACGTAGGAGCCTTCCTCGGCGTCGGCCGTGGCCGTGGCCGTGAGCGCGGCTGAGTCGGTGGAACTCGTGTTCTTGACCAGGAACTCGCCTGGGCGATCCATGGCCTGCAACGAGGTCTTGAGCGAGAGCAGCTTGGTGTTCAGTTCCTGGAAGCCCTCGATCTTCTTTTCCCAAGAGGATTTCCAGATTTCGAGCCGCTTTTTCTTGAGTGATTCGACCTCGATGAGCTTTTCGATGATCGAGTCGAAATCCGTGCCCGAGCCAAGGCCGGTGAAGGAGATGCCGCCGGATGCGAGATTGCCGTTTATCATGCGCCGAACCGTCCGGTAATTTTTTCCGGGAGGAGAGTTTCCCGCCGGAAGGTTAGCAAGGACGATGCCAGTCGCCCCGTCGCCGGGGAGGGCCGGGCTCCGAGACGGAGCCCGGCCTTATTGTCTGTTCGGCGTTATACGGGGTCGACTTTAGCCGCCCAGGAGCTGCATGGCCATCCTCGGCAGGCTGTTGGCCTGCGAGAGCATGGCCACGGCGGCCTGGGAGAGGATCTGCTGGCGCACGAACTCCGTCATCTCCAGAGCAACGTCCACGTCGGAGATGCGCGACTCGGAAGCCTGCAGGTTTTCGGCCTGGATCTGGAGGTTGGTGATGGTGTTCTCCAGGCGGTTCTGCAGCGCACCCAGGTTGGCGCGGATCTTGTCCTTGGAGATGATGGCCTGCTGGATGCCCTCAAGGGCGCGCTGCGCAAGGGCCTGGGTGGAGACCGACTTGGCCTGCGCGCCTGCACCGGCGCCGATGCCGACGCCGAGCGCCGAGGCCGTGGAGTTGCCGATCTGGATGTAGTAGTAGTCCTCGGCCGAATCGTTGCCCGCGCCGAAGTGGACCTTGAGCTTGCCGGTGGGGTTCAGACCCTCGCCGTTGTGGGTCTCGGCGCTCAGGTTGCCGTTCAGCAGGTAGATGCCGTTGAAGTCCGTGGCATTGGCGATTCGGGTGATTTCCGAAGCCATGGCCTGGTATTCGGAGTCGATGATGAGACGCTGGTCCGAGTTGTAGGTGCCGGTGGCGGCCTGCTCGGCGAGTTCCTTCATGCGGATCAGCTTCTCGTCGATGACGCCCAGCGCGCCGTCCGCGGTCTGGATCATGGAGATCGCGTCCATGGCGTTGCGCACGCCCTGGTTAATAGACGCAATGTCCGCGCGCATGAGTTCGCGAATCGCCAGCCCCGCGGCGTCGTCGGCCGCGCTGTTGATGCGCAGGCCCGAAGACAGCCGGTTCACCGACGTGCCCAGGTTGCTGTAGGCCGTGGTCAGGTTGCGGGCCGCGTTCATGGCCATCAGGTTGTGGTTGATAACGAGCGACATAGTGTTTCCTCCTTGGATTGTTGGCCCCGGCGTCCCTGCCGGTGGCAAAGTTTCACGTGTGAGTCACCGTTGCCTGCCCTATCGGCTGACTGGAGATTCCCTTTAGGGGGTCGAGAAAAAAAAGAAAAAAGCCCGCCCGCTTTCGCGGACGGGCCCGTGTTGAAGGCTGAATGCGGATTGAGGGCT
It includes:
- the fliS gene encoding flagellar export chaperone FliS; translated protein: MHKATRAYIATQVGTTSQADLLILLYDGAMKYLSQAKERIQARDFKGKGQLLAKASDVINELQSSLNKEKGGEIAENLSRLYFYCNSRLLMANLKMDTEAIDQVINILKGLRSAYAEIKGAAETAVPDEQAKAPAKPLSLAAAATAMKMQPKAGAVQPESQAATTGEARAQSESEATMQPTAFSDAANGAEKRPAPESAPKPATEASPQPPRPVTLQVRRAAMAYGNSQSR
- a CDS encoding YIP1 family protein encodes the protein MDITCPECGFTRSVPDDKIPAGSVRATCPKCKTKFQFRSLPDEFPGEQERDAEDEGVEKRERTHIAPPDLAPRREFPDEALDKKPSLLQPETPRETPTSVDEPPKPARTRPLIPWVDEEAEAEEASAERISALLKPPPTAQPSETEGGDPISRLTRTLGFESSPELPDNEPEAARTIAGHDADTGSDSASTLLQRPSEPPPAKPGTAAKEPPASLLREPHVGHARQAASKTWPGASPDDDSPVQVTGPRRWTEAGPEEEGPEEEGQPPTHPAPWTDEKPESRAGKRSGRQPPQDDADDIWQRLEAMEAGDEAERRESRFDEAVDWRPEPGEPEVDAPFERLDRHGFFGGLFATTTRAMFSPGLFFEALPVNKGLGRPLVYAILISLIGHLLMLPWVVTALDTLATQVDSAALREVIMSAYGPRSQITQTIVAPFTTTLQMFFFASIIHVGLFVFQGGKRGFEATFRVLCYSCATAPLAIIPFVGPALALVWSMLITFIGLKRIHRTSYLQVLLALVLPLAILVLLVFAVIAGMSSYSA
- a CDS encoding nitrilase-related carbon-nitrogen hydrolase translates to MTLYLGAFQTPVCTCLEDLAPFLDTAASHAEPTFWLFPELFYGGFDYEQRLRWAAENQDLLVRLQDFCDQTGHALAGSFWERRDNALYNSLYVVSGEHPRPQRIYSKLHLFPGVDESRYFTPGEPCPRPVTWRGLRIGGAICFDLRFPELFRLQSRQDMDLFAVAGQWAQTRLPHWRRLLTARAIETQAYMLAANAVGETPFGHLPGYSCLVSPWGKLVFSCHRGPRAVRAPFDPDLVRRARRLFTTRDTPHFVIAGRAGKGCPDEREPLGPVRAGPDSP
- a CDS encoding OmpA family protein, producing MNLTTTRLAALALACLLLSACGHVQPRVTESSKVTLDQEVRTSPLHTYSKPRTTPTRGLSALFVPFKVTESMENPRLIGTQSMTVFWQTFMEREVFAVQSLDDDAFYNNRAHVARLARSKGADLAVTGEISHYLHGGSNSDSAVSLRLDIIDAASGDLVWSLAQAGRMERVLTEDYILFRRSYRMPMDAMNLMLYRIATNMADVVHDWSDAHGFATTSDDILQGLLRPHRVAAPSDPKAGAKAMEYAPDGTERVVVERDPLKGVNLKVEFDFDKWDIRPDAALILNELGKALTSPELAGKSFTLRGHTDSVGTEEYNMRLSLRRANAVKHYLATQFKIAPELLIPKGFGESMPLAPNDTPENRQLNRRVEVVRNP
- the fliD gene encoding flagellar filament capping protein FliD is translated as MINGNLASGGISFTGLGSGTDFDSIIEKLIEVESLKKKRLEIWKSSWEKKIEGFQELNTKLLSLKTSLQAMDRPGEFLVKNTSSTDSAALTATATADAEEGSYVFSINQLAQNQILTFNTPATSLNTVVNNSGTTQTFTYTYAGTDHTVNVPNGTTLGTLINIINADGGNLGVRASAIKVSEGEYRMQLRGLDTGAAKTLTIAGSTTLSGYQSGDVTVSQSAQDAQFRLNNFPSNAWLTRATNSIDDVVPGLTVLFKSTSANVTVNVETDIEGIKEQVRTFVNQINEVRSFLKELTKIDSMTNKGSLLSGNYGVAMISQNLKNITASKGLGFEYFNSATGTGDMYTTLSQLGILTDADAGSVNSGLLILNEDRLDEVLKTNLDDVVSLFSAHYEGSATVTQPSDNPAAFTYYNSIQGTTKGGTYAVSYSISGGVVTGATIGGYPARFDSETGQITATTGPATGLAIQLNTFDNGTYSGSVSLKVGKVTELINELNRLTDTREGTLNILEDNYRDIIENIQKKIEFEERRLKNNERNLRDRFARLEATLSNYNGIQGMLQNQIKQLPSGSE
- a CDS encoding flagellin N-terminal helical domain-containing protein — its product is MSLVINHNLMAMNAARNLTTAYSNLGTSVNRLSSGLRINSAADDAAGLAIRELMRADIASINQGVRNAMDAISMIQTADGALGVIDEKLIRMKELAEQAATGTYNSDQRLIIDSEYQAMASEITRIANATDFNGIYLLNGNLSAETHNGEGLNPTGKLKVHFGAGNDSAEDYYYIQIGNSTASALGVGIGAGAGAQAKSVSTQALAQRALEGIQQAIISKDKIRANLGALQNRLENTITNLQIQAENLQASESRISDVDVALEMTEFVRQQILSQAAVAMLSQANSLPRMAMQLLGG